Proteins encoded together in one Apis cerana isolate GH-2021 linkage group LG4, AcerK_1.0, whole genome shotgun sequence window:
- the LOC108000841 gene encoding ankyrin repeat domain-containing protein 49, with protein MSSSEEESDQLMNLEAIRDKMLNQPRSERMQVSAWEDDDDGVEAERNAKEPDAKEILAAAENGDLDKVKKLLTKNHRLLECTDKDGYTPLHRACYGNHVEIVEYLLQAGAKIDAKTQDEWQPLHSASCWNNVECVATLIANGADINAKSKGDQTPLHLVSASSHNSPALQLLLLHPDTNPKLINSSGDTAEHIARRTGKYYPMFEIIEDCLNVI; from the exons atgtcATCGTCCGAGGAAGAAAGTGatcaattaatgaatttgGAAGCTATCCgagataaaatgttaaatcaaCCACGAAGTGAACGTATGCAAGTTAGTGCTTGGgaagatgatgatgatggagTAGAAGCTGAACGCAATGCAAAAG aaccTGATGCAAAAGAAATTCTCGCTGCAGCGGAAAATGGTGATTTAgacaaagtaaaaaaattattaacaaaaaaccaTCGTTTGTTAGAATGTACGGATAAGGATGGTTATACTCCATTGCATAGAGCTTGTTATGGCAATCATGTGGAAATTGTAgag tatTTACTTCAAGCAGGTGCAAAAATAGATGCTAAAACTCAAGATGAATGGCAACCATTGCATTCTGCAAGCTGCTGGAATAATGTTGAATGTGTAGCAACATTAATTGCAAATGGTGCAGATATAAATGCTAAAAGTAAAGGAGATCAAACACCTTTGCATCTAGTATCTGCAAGTTCTCATAACTCTCCTGCATTGCAACTTCTCTTATTGCATCCAGATACAAatccaaaattaataaattctagtGGAGATACTGCAGAACATATTGCAAGGAGAACAGGAAAATATTATCCAATGTTCGAAATCATTGAAGActgtttaaatgttatttga
- the LOC108000840 gene encoding radial spoke head protein 9 homolog: MECLKLLESLDIFGYAGICVGAENSQLLQNSLIILQQENHFQKCYYWGKIYGVRNDYHIAFGFETDCLNNQVYYYSTDAFNWLLLPKANKCARFLTPLTINKFEGDPSIVTNVYNINPPFPPNEDPRKYYDGPIPRELKEEDRLAATVEIINEDSMIIPRGAWFKCPNGDIIENLSFEGLDSIDASYLKSYLHARLPQQKWNTNLLTRPDYNYAIDFLDAIDIDVPQGCWNLQLIHEKLIILHNLFWPGMMFYHKLNSPHYGFLYFGHGKKNMDIVFMV, encoded by the exons ATGGAATGTTTAAAACTTTTGGAAAGTTTAGATATTTTTGGTTATGCTGGTATTTGTGTGGGGGCAgaaaattcacaattattacaaaattctctgataatattacaacaagaaaatcattttcagAAGTGTTATTATTGGGGTAAAATCTATGGAGTTCGAAATGATTATCATATCGCATTTGGTTTTGAAACAGATTGTTTGAACAATCAGGTGTATTATTACAG cACGGATGCATTTAATTGGCTATTATTACCAAAAGCAAATAAGTGCGCACGATTCTTAACACctcttacaattaataaattcgaggGTGATCCTTCTATAGTCACTaacgtttataatattaatcctcCGTTCCCGCCAAATGAAGACCCTAGAAAGTATTATGAT ggTCCAATACCAAGAgaattgaaagaagaagatagaTTGGCAGCTACAgtagaaataattaacgaaGATAGCATGATAATTCCTCGTGGTGCTTGGTTTAAATGTCCCAATGgagatataattgaaaatttaagtttCGAAGGACTTGATAGTATAGAtgcatcatatttaaaatcttatttacatGCACGTTTACCGCAACAAAAATGGAATACTAATTTACTTACGAGACCTGATTATAATTATGCGATAGATTTTTTAGATGCAATTGATATAGATGTACCACAAG gaTGTTGGAATCTACAGCttatacatgaaaaattaataattttacataatctcTTTTGGCCAGGTATGatgttttatcataaattgaaTAGTCCGCATTAcggatttctttattttggacatggaaaaaaaaatatggatataGTTTTCATGGTGTAA